A genomic region of Zea mays cultivar B73 chromosome 6, Zm-B73-REFERENCE-NAM-5.0, whole genome shotgun sequence contains the following coding sequences:
- the LOC100191993 gene encoding zinc finger C-x8-C-x5-C-x3-H type family protein isoform X1 translates to MDTGRKRTAPEGANGAGGPKRARESETTGVGSKSKPCTKFFSTAGCPFGASCHFLHNFPGGYQAVSKMTNLGGPPVPAPPGRMPMGPGGPDGPPSPAVKTRMCNKYNTAEGCKWGSKCHFAHGERELGKPLQMDNPMGPPPMGPGPNGHFMPPPMPFPDMVPPSTFGASATAKISVDASLAGAIIGKGGTNTKHISRVTGAKLAIRDNEADPNHKNIELEGTFDQIKHASAMVTELIVRISGKPPPQAKNNPGRGPGSHAGGPGSNFKTKLCENFNKGSCTFGDRCHFAHGEGELRKPAAA, encoded by the exons ATGGACACGGGCCGCAAGCGGACCGCACCGGAGGGCGCCAACGGCGCGGGCGGCCCCAAGCGCGCGAGAG AATCGGAGACAACTGGTGTAGGAAGCAAATCCAAGCCGTGCACCAAATTTTTCAG CACTGCGGGTTGCCCCTTTGGTGCAAGTTGCCATTTTCTCCATAACTTCCCGGGTGGCTACCAGGCCGTTTCAAAGATGACCAACTTGGGTGGACCGCCTGTTCCGGCTCCACCAGGAAGAATGCCTATGGGACCTGGTGGTCCTGATGGGCCACCTTCACCTGCTGTGAAGACTCGCATGTGTAACAAGTACAACACTGCCGAAGGATGTAAATGGGGGAGCAAGTGCCACTTTGCTCATGGAGAGAGGGAGCTTGGAAAGCCCCTGCAGATGGACAACCCGATGGGACCTCCTCCAATGGGGCCAGGGCCCAACGGGCACTTCATGCCACCGCCAATGCCTTTCCCAGACATGGTTCCTCCCTCCACATTCGGTGCTTCCGCCACAGCCAAGATCAGCGTCGATGCATCCCTTGCTGGTGCCATCATTGGGAAGGGTGGTACCAACACAAAGCATATATCCCGAGTGACTGGGGCCAAGTTAGCCATCCGGGACAACGAGGCTGATCCCAACCATAAAAACATCGAGCTCGAGGGAACATTTGACCAGATCAAGCACGCTAGCGCAATGGTCACAGAGTTGATTGTCCGCATCAGTGGTAAGCCGCCTCCACAAGCCAAGAACAACCCAGGTAGGGGGCCTGGTTCTCATGCCGGGGGTCCTGGAAGCAACTTCAAAACCAAATTGTGCGAGAACTTCAACAAAGGCTCCTGCACCTTTGGAGACAGGTGCCACTTCGCCCATGGCGAAGGTGAGCTGCGCAAACCTGCTGCTGCTTGA
- the LOC100191993 gene encoding zinc finger C-x8-C-x5-C-x3-H type family protein isoform X2, with the protein MTNLGGPPVPAPPGRMPMGPGGPDGPPSPAVKTRMCNKYNTAEGCKWGSKCHFAHGERELGKPLQMDNPMGPPPMGPGPNGHFMPPPMPFPDMVPPSTFGASATAKISVDASLAGAIIGKGGTNTKHISRVTGAKLAIRDNEADPNHKNIELEGTFDQIKHASAMVTELIVRISGKPPPQAKNNPGRGPGSHAGGPGSNFKTKLCENFNKGSCTFGDRCHFAHGEGELRKPAAA; encoded by the coding sequence ATGACCAACTTGGGTGGACCGCCTGTTCCGGCTCCACCAGGAAGAATGCCTATGGGACCTGGTGGTCCTGATGGGCCACCTTCACCTGCTGTGAAGACTCGCATGTGTAACAAGTACAACACTGCCGAAGGATGTAAATGGGGGAGCAAGTGCCACTTTGCTCATGGAGAGAGGGAGCTTGGAAAGCCCCTGCAGATGGACAACCCGATGGGACCTCCTCCAATGGGGCCAGGGCCCAACGGGCACTTCATGCCACCGCCAATGCCTTTCCCAGACATGGTTCCTCCCTCCACATTCGGTGCTTCCGCCACAGCCAAGATCAGCGTCGATGCATCCCTTGCTGGTGCCATCATTGGGAAGGGTGGTACCAACACAAAGCATATATCCCGAGTGACTGGGGCCAAGTTAGCCATCCGGGACAACGAGGCTGATCCCAACCATAAAAACATCGAGCTCGAGGGAACATTTGACCAGATCAAGCACGCTAGCGCAATGGTCACAGAGTTGATTGTCCGCATCAGTGGTAAGCCGCCTCCACAAGCCAAGAACAACCCAGGTAGGGGGCCTGGTTCTCATGCCGGGGGTCCTGGAAGCAACTTCAAAACCAAATTGTGCGAGAACTTCAACAAAGGCTCCTGCACCTTTGGAGACAGGTGCCACTTCGCCCATGGCGAAGGTGAGCTGCGCAAACCTGCTGCTGCTTGA